A stretch of the Lolium perenne isolate Kyuss_39 chromosome 3, Kyuss_2.0, whole genome shotgun sequence genome encodes the following:
- the LOC139837579 gene encoding uncharacterized protein, which translates to MSEMYGPGDPTKITGRALSKKDVVLKAKQICQTAMPFAWEWGLLPLSFSNRPTQEARDRFPSIQAEPRGPLRKRAFDSFDPDPYIFWKDLKMGKTPAARLGRDPPEPTGNPEELVVLEIHERVPPLRAEAGTEFVDKLMAQGQKNKQPASTAGSSHAPPSKRFRTEPVGEKEVGVRRYGRKAMPTASG; encoded by the exons atgagcgagatgtatggcccaggcgatcctaccaagatcacaggccgcgctctcagcaagaaagacgttgttctcaaggccaagcagatttgtcaaactgctatgccttttgcgtgggaatggggcctccttcccctcagtttctctaaccgtccgacccaagaa gccagggaccgcttcccctctatccaggcagagccgcgaggacctctccggaagcgtgcctttgactccttcgacccggatccctacatcttttggaaggatctgaagatggggaagactccggctgcgcgccttggccgggacccgccggagcccaccggaaatccggaggagctggttgtgctcgag atccacgagcgcgtgccgcccctgcgcgccgaggccggcactgagtttgtggacaaactcatggcccagggccagaagaacaagcagccggcatctactgccggctccagccatgctcctccctccaagcgcttccggacggagcccgtgggggagaaagaagtgggcgtgcgccgctacgggcgcaaagcgatgccaaccgcttccgggtaa